In Candidatus Chlorohelix allophototropha, one DNA window encodes the following:
- a CDS encoding potassium channel family protein — MYIIIAGGGKVGRYLTEALVNDGYEVLLIEKIKAKVDMYTEQLGGVVVQGDACEAQVLMDAGSARADVIIAVTGDDEDNLVICQMAKRKFGVKRAIARVNNPKNEKIFHKLGIDATVSHTDAILNLIERQIPLHSICSMMNLHDSNLELVDVVIEDDSPAINRAISTLSMPAETSILIIVRNGKVIVPRGELVLNRHDEVLVIGPKQTEKQVRLRLLGDEQN, encoded by the coding sequence ATGTATATTATAATCGCCGGGGGCGGTAAGGTTGGGCGATACCTAACCGAAGCGCTGGTTAACGATGGTTACGAAGTGCTACTCATCGAAAAAATTAAAGCCAAGGTTGATATGTACACCGAACAACTTGGTGGAGTAGTGGTACAGGGCGATGCATGCGAAGCGCAGGTGCTAATGGATGCCGGTTCTGCCAGAGCAGATGTAATAATTGCCGTTACCGGAGACGATGAAGATAATCTGGTCATTTGCCAGATGGCTAAGCGCAAGTTCGGGGTAAAACGTGCTATTGCGCGCGTTAACAATCCCAAGAACGAAAAAATCTTCCACAAGCTTGGTATTGACGCAACGGTCAGCCATACCGATGCTATTCTGAATTTGATAGAACGACAAATTCCACTCCACTCGATCTGTTCAATGATGAATCTACACGACTCGAATCTGGAACTGGTAGATGTGGTTATAGAAGATGACTCACCCGCAATTAATCGTGCAATCAGCACCCTTAGTATGCCTGCCGAAACTTCTATTCTTATTATTGTGCGAAACGGCAAAGTGATCGTACCACGCGGTGAATTGGTTTTGAATCGACACGATGAGGTTCTTGTAATAGGTCCAAAACAAACGGAGAAACAGGTGCGACTGCGTTTGCTAGGGGACGAACAGAACTAG
- a CDS encoding potassium channel family protein, with the protein MNFVILGCGRVGARMAATLDNMGHHVAVVDKSADSFKRLPSDFKGKEVVGTGIDEDVLRRAGIEEADVFAAVTNGDNTNIMASQVAKEIFNVPRVIARIYDPVRETTYHMLGLETICPTTLITAQIIKDILPDESE; encoded by the coding sequence ATGAACTTCGTAATACTAGGTTGCGGGCGTGTTGGTGCGCGAATGGCGGCAACCCTGGACAATATGGGGCATCACGTAGCAGTAGTTGATAAAAGCGCCGATTCTTTTAAACGCCTCCCTTCCGATTTCAAGGGTAAAGAGGTTGTCGGTACTGGTATCGACGAGGATGTACTGCGACGCGCCGGTATCGAGGAAGCCGATGTGTTTGCCGCTGTCACCAATGGCGATAATACCAATATTATGGCTTCACAGGTCGCCAAAGAAATTTTCAATGTACCAAGAGTCATTGCTCGCATCTATGACCCGGTGCGTGAAACAACTTATCATATGCTGGGACTGGAGACGATTTGCCCTACCACTCTTATAACAGCCCAGATCATTAAAGACATTTTACCCGATGAGTCAGAGTAA
- a CDS encoding universal stress protein: MVETNLIDGTILVPLCGKVSETEVLRQAALAAKRNKAKLYVVHVIVVKQQLPLESEMPKEVIVGEKVLADAERIAHEHGVRIETGMLQARSAGVAIVEEATDRQADLIMMAVNFRTRLGEFNMGKTVPYVLKNAQCPVWIYRDSLNRIQQ; the protein is encoded by the coding sequence ATGGTCGAAACTAATCTAATTGATGGCACAATATTAGTACCGCTTTGTGGCAAAGTTTCCGAAACAGAAGTATTGCGGCAAGCAGCACTGGCAGCAAAACGCAACAAAGCAAAGCTGTATGTCGTCCACGTTATTGTAGTAAAACAACAACTCCCACTCGAATCCGAAATGCCCAAAGAAGTGATAGTCGGTGAAAAGGTACTAGCTGATGCTGAGCGTATCGCGCATGAACACGGGGTGCGAATTGAAACCGGCATGTTGCAAGCGCGTTCAGCCGGAGTCGCAATCGTAGAAGAGGCTACTGACCGACAAGCAGATTTAATAATGATGGCGGTTAATTTCCGGACACGCTTGGGCGAATTTAATATGGGTAAAACCGTGCCCTATGTTTTGAAAAATGCCCAATGCCCTGTCTGGATCTATCGGGATTCACTTAATAGAATTCAACAATAA
- a CDS encoding metallophosphoesterase family protein: protein MRFGLISDIHSNLAALEAVLKDLGKVDGLLCMGDIVGYGPQPNEVIERLREYKLFTILGNHDMAVLGLLELQEFNHDAIEANLWTREQLTKGNWEWLESLKTKAKFDENVTLAHGSPLEPVWEYLTTPHAASRNFPEFDTPLCFVGHTHLPRLFRMLEGKRPGTNLPKVEMHIPDPGQTIIIGFGRLILNPGSVGQPRDGDSKASYAIYDDIEETIVFKRVIYDIKRTQQLMQDQGLPQRLIMRLDYGL from the coding sequence CGCTTCGGGCTTATCTCGGACATACATAGCAATCTAGCTGCCCTTGAGGCTGTTTTAAAAGACCTTGGTAAGGTAGATGGCTTGCTTTGCATGGGCGACATTGTCGGTTACGGACCACAGCCCAACGAAGTAATCGAGCGACTCCGTGAATATAAGTTATTTACTATCCTCGGCAACCACGACATGGCAGTGTTGGGCTTGCTCGAATTGCAAGAATTTAATCACGATGCGATTGAAGCAAATCTCTGGACCCGTGAGCAGCTTACCAAAGGAAATTGGGAGTGGCTAGAGTCACTTAAAACCAAAGCAAAATTTGATGAAAATGTTACCTTAGCACATGGTAGCCCACTTGAACCTGTCTGGGAATACCTCACCACCCCCCATGCTGCTTCAAGAAATTTTCCTGAATTTGATACCCCGCTCTGTTTCGTAGGGCATACACATTTGCCGCGCCTATTTCGCATGCTCGAAGGTAAGCGCCCCGGTACTAATCTACCCAAGGTGGAAATGCATATACCTGACCCCGGTCAGACTATTATCATTGGTTTCGGACGGCTGATTCTCAATCCCGGCAGTGTGGGACAACCACGCGATGGCGATTCCAAAGCTTCCTATGCTATTTACGATGATATTGAGGAAACTATAGTTTTCAAACGGGTGATTTACGACATCAAACGAACCCAACAATTGATGCAAGACCAAGGTTTACCTCAACGCCTGATTATGAGATTAGATTATGGTCTCTAA